A single region of the Streptomyces sp. ITFR-16 genome encodes:
- a CDS encoding Pycsar system effector family protein: MTEPPPAPKPAPNADHAWKALGLVIDWIKHAETKAAAALAAAGLTGGVLFNIVKDVSSPSSWLIFSSMFCGLAVVGAGACAGLVLWPRLKMSEEPTSLLYFHHIARGHAASGTYAESLIALTQDAEALVTEIAGQGWANAKVAHKKYIWGGRSIRFLLVALPLLAITAALRVIN, translated from the coding sequence GTGACGGAACCGCCTCCTGCTCCCAAGCCTGCCCCCAACGCCGACCACGCCTGGAAGGCGTTGGGGTTGGTCATAGATTGGATCAAGCACGCCGAGACCAAAGCCGCCGCTGCATTGGCTGCTGCTGGCCTCACCGGCGGAGTGCTCTTCAACATCGTCAAGGACGTCAGCTCGCCGTCCAGTTGGCTGATCTTCAGTTCTATGTTCTGCGGGCTCGCGGTTGTCGGGGCGGGGGCGTGCGCCGGTCTGGTTCTCTGGCCTCGCCTCAAGATGTCGGAAGAACCCACCAGCCTGCTCTATTTCCACCATATTGCCCGAGGGCATGCAGCTAGCGGAACCTACGCCGAGTCCCTGATCGCTCTCACACAAGACGCCGAAGCTCTCGTCACCGAGATCGCAGGACAAGGGTGGGCCAACGCGAAGGTGGCACACAAGAAGTACATATGGGGAGGACGATCAATTCGATTCCTTCTCGTCGCGCTCCCCCTGCTAGCTATCACGGCAGCGCTTCGTGTAATCAACTAG
- a CDS encoding lipid-transfer protein: MSVRRADSLGGRAAVAGIGATEFSKDSGRSELKLAVEAVRAALDDAGLTPADVDGLVTFTMDTSPEITVAQAAGIGELSFFSRVHYGGGAACATVQQAALAVACGVADVVVCYRAFNERSGRRFGSGVQQREPTAEGAALGWNLPFGLLTPASWVAMAAQRYLHTYGLTPEAFGHVAVTDRRHAARNPAAYFHGKPITLADHAASRWIVEPLRLLDCCQETDGGQAVVVTSAERARDLRQPPAVVVAAAQGAGRAQEQMTSFYRDDLTGLPEMGVVARQLWRTSGLAPADVDVAILYDHFTPFVLMQLEEFGFCAPGEAADFVAADALPLNTHGGQLGEAYLHGMNGIAEAVRQIRGTSVNQIPGASTSLVTAGTGVPTSGLVLGRDR, from the coding sequence ATGAGTGTGCGGAGGGCCGACTCGCTCGGCGGCAGGGCCGCGGTGGCCGGGATCGGGGCGACCGAGTTCTCCAAGGACTCCGGGCGCAGCGAGCTCAAGCTGGCCGTCGAGGCGGTGCGCGCGGCCCTCGACGACGCGGGACTCACCCCTGCCGACGTCGACGGCCTTGTCACCTTCACGATGGACACCAGCCCCGAGATCACCGTGGCCCAGGCGGCCGGCATCGGTGAGCTGTCCTTCTTCTCGCGCGTCCACTACGGCGGCGGCGCGGCCTGTGCGACGGTCCAGCAGGCGGCCCTCGCCGTTGCCTGCGGGGTGGCCGATGTCGTCGTCTGCTACCGCGCGTTCAACGAGCGGTCGGGGCGTCGCTTCGGCTCCGGGGTGCAGCAGCGCGAGCCCACGGCCGAGGGCGCGGCGCTCGGCTGGAACCTGCCGTTCGGGCTGCTCACGCCCGCCTCCTGGGTGGCCATGGCGGCGCAGCGGTATCTGCACACGTACGGGCTGACGCCGGAGGCCTTCGGTCATGTCGCGGTCACCGACCGGCGCCACGCCGCCCGCAACCCGGCCGCGTACTTCCACGGCAAGCCGATCACCCTCGCCGACCATGCCGCGTCCCGGTGGATCGTCGAGCCCCTGCGGCTGCTGGACTGCTGCCAGGAGACGGACGGCGGGCAGGCGGTCGTCGTCACCAGCGCCGAGCGGGCGCGGGACCTGCGGCAGCCCCCGGCCGTCGTCGTCGCGGCGGCCCAGGGTGCCGGGCGGGCCCAGGAGCAGATGACGAGCTTCTACCGGGACGATCTGACCGGGCTGCCGGAGATGGGCGTCGTCGCCCGCCAGCTGTGGCGCACCTCAGGGCTGGCCCCCGCCGATGTCGATGTGGCGATCCTGTACGACCACTTCACCCCGTTCGTCCTGATGCAGCTGGAGGAGTTCGGTTTCTGCGCTCCTGGCGAGGCCGCGGACTTCGTGGCGGCCGACGCCCTCCCCCTGAACACCCACGGCGGGCAGCTGGGGGAGGCGTATCTGCACGGGATGAACGGCATAGCGGAGGCCGTCCGCCAGATCCGGGGGACCTCGGTCAACCAGATACCCGGCGCCTCCACCTCGCTGGTCACGGCCGGTACGGGGGTGCCGACCTCGGGCCTCGTCCTGGGCCGGGACCGGTGA
- a CDS encoding acyl-CoA dehydrogenase family protein, with translation MHLAPTARQHQLRAELRAYFSEVMSGGARAPAQADQDPGEQRRLLRRIGADGMLGLGWPVEYGGQGRGADEQFVFFDEAYRAGAPVSMVTLNTVGPTLMKYGTREQKEYFLPRILAGETVFAIGYSEPEAGTDLAALRTRAVRDGDAWVIDGQKIFTSNAQNADWIWLACRTDPDAPRHRGISIVLVPTDAPGFSWTPIGTVGGLTTTATYYDGVRVPATALVGAENDGWGLITNQLNHERVALAAIGMQAEDFYEAALTFARTPDPVTGRRPADEPWVRSGLAEAYARLAATRLLNWRLVGDVGAGALAPGEASGVKFVGTESAVEVYRMCQEITGDAGLIRGGSPGAFGDGELERMNRAAQINTFGGGVSEVQREIVATMRLGMKRGKR, from the coding sequence GTGCATCTGGCCCCTACCGCGCGCCAGCACCAGCTGCGTGCCGAACTGCGCGCCTACTTCAGCGAGGTGATGTCCGGGGGTGCCCGGGCACCCGCCCAGGCGGACCAGGACCCCGGTGAACAGCGTCGGCTCCTGCGGCGCATCGGCGCCGACGGCATGCTCGGTCTCGGCTGGCCCGTCGAGTACGGCGGTCAGGGCCGGGGAGCCGACGAGCAGTTCGTGTTCTTCGACGAGGCCTACCGGGCGGGTGCCCCCGTCTCCATGGTCACTCTCAACACGGTCGGCCCCACCCTGATGAAGTACGGGACGCGGGAGCAGAAGGAGTACTTCCTGCCCCGGATCCTGGCCGGTGAGACCGTCTTCGCCATCGGCTACAGCGAACCGGAGGCCGGCACCGATCTCGCCGCCCTGCGCACCCGGGCCGTCCGGGACGGCGACGCCTGGGTGATCGACGGGCAGAAGATCTTCACCAGCAACGCGCAGAACGCGGACTGGATCTGGCTCGCCTGCCGTACGGATCCGGACGCGCCCAGGCACCGGGGCATCTCGATCGTGCTCGTGCCGACGGACGCGCCCGGCTTCTCCTGGACCCCCATCGGGACCGTGGGCGGACTGACCACGACCGCCACCTACTACGACGGCGTACGGGTGCCCGCCACCGCGCTGGTCGGCGCCGAGAACGACGGCTGGGGGCTGATCACCAACCAGCTGAACCACGAACGGGTGGCGCTCGCGGCGATCGGCATGCAGGCCGAGGACTTCTACGAGGCGGCGCTCACCTTCGCCCGCACCCCCGACCCCGTGACCGGGCGGCGGCCGGCTGACGAGCCGTGGGTTCGTTCCGGGCTGGCCGAGGCGTACGCCCGGCTCGCGGCGACGCGCCTGCTCAACTGGCGGCTGGTGGGGGACGTCGGAGCCGGTGCGCTGGCACCCGGAGAGGCGAGCGGCGTGAAATTCGTGGGCACCGAAAGCGCCGTGGAGGTCTACCGGATGTGCCAGGAGATCACGGGCGACGCCGGGCTGATCCGAGGCGGCTCACCGGGCGCGTTCGGAGACGGGGAGCTGGAGCGGATGAACAGGGCGGCGCAGATCAACACCTTCGGGGGCGGGGTGAGCGAGGTGCAGCGCGAGATCGTCGCCACGATGCGGCTCGGCATGAAGAGGGGGAAGCGGTGA
- a CDS encoding adenylate/guanylate cyclase domain-containing protein — protein sequence MDSNYKPYSHTASAARIREYLTGSQSFEEADSLPDRSKLTFSNGFYANCSAIFVDIRESSQLPKHYKRPRLARIYRAYLSELVAIFNSDVNTREVNIAGDATWAVVNTPYTRDIDGVFSMAAQANSMAKILNYEMQRAQYATPIKVGIGMSWGRALMIKAGYNGSGINDVVYMGDVVNHAAKLANHGNSSWNVPALVTSSAFYENLNDHNKKLLNYDYGRQCYTGDVISSAMDEWFNENCK from the coding sequence ATGGACAGCAACTACAAGCCGTACAGCCACACTGCGAGCGCTGCGCGAATTCGAGAGTATCTGACCGGATCACAAAGCTTCGAAGAAGCAGACTCACTTCCAGACCGAAGCAAGCTGACCTTTTCAAACGGGTTCTACGCTAACTGCTCAGCCATCTTTGTAGACATTCGAGAGTCATCCCAACTCCCTAAGCACTACAAGCGACCCCGGCTGGCGCGAATTTATCGCGCCTACCTTTCCGAGCTTGTTGCCATCTTCAACAGCGACGTAAACACTCGCGAGGTCAATATCGCAGGTGACGCCACTTGGGCGGTGGTGAATACCCCATACACACGCGACATCGACGGGGTATTCTCCATGGCGGCCCAGGCGAACTCCATGGCAAAGATCCTGAACTATGAAATGCAAAGAGCGCAATATGCAACACCGATCAAGGTGGGCATCGGTATGTCCTGGGGGCGAGCCCTGATGATCAAGGCGGGCTACAACGGGAGCGGGATTAACGATGTGGTCTACATGGGGGACGTCGTGAATCACGCAGCCAAGCTCGCCAACCACGGTAACAGCAGCTGGAACGTGCCCGCCCTCGTGACGTCGTCTGCTTTTTACGAGAACCTAAACGACCACAATAAGAAGCTGCTCAATTACGATTACGGCCGTCAGTGCTACACAGGGGACGTCATTTCCTCAGCCATGGATGAATGGTTCAACGAGAACTGCAAGTGA
- a CDS encoding GntR family transcriptional regulator → MAGQADNRAPYAKIAAHYSELISSGELRPGTLLPSIKNLAEEWKVSTATAEKALRKLRSEGLVRGIHGIGTEVLDQPAPMSSGAQRQDRGRRTGSSWGTGERSDSHQAAVVPAPADVAQALDIKPGSKVVRRSRVYRDRHGIVAHSTSWIPARYGKLVPQLAESERLTGGTSLQLIAHATGHPITRRIDTASSRRLTPEHARLLELDPENPPTDPVVVMTAKFLDSEDTVVEYGVDLGAPGRTWRTETEVTL, encoded by the coding sequence ATGGCAGGCCAGGCCGACAATCGGGCGCCTTACGCAAAGATTGCCGCTCACTACTCAGAGCTGATCTCGTCCGGCGAGTTGCGGCCGGGGACGCTCCTGCCGAGCATCAAGAACCTCGCCGAAGAGTGGAAGGTCAGCACCGCCACGGCGGAGAAGGCCCTGCGGAAGCTGCGTAGCGAGGGCCTAGTCCGAGGTATCCACGGAATCGGCACCGAAGTCCTGGATCAGCCGGCCCCGATGTCCTCGGGGGCCCAGCGACAGGACCGGGGACGCCGTACCGGCTCCAGCTGGGGGACGGGCGAACGGTCCGACTCGCACCAGGCAGCGGTTGTGCCGGCACCCGCCGACGTGGCGCAGGCCCTGGACATCAAGCCCGGCTCGAAGGTCGTACGGCGTAGCCGCGTGTACCGGGACCGGCACGGCATCGTCGCTCACAGCACGTCGTGGATTCCCGCTCGGTACGGGAAGCTTGTGCCGCAGCTGGCTGAGAGCGAGCGCTTGACGGGTGGCACGTCACTCCAGCTCATTGCACACGCGACCGGCCACCCGATCACTCGCCGCATCGATACGGCGTCGTCCCGCCGCCTCACGCCAGAGCACGCGCGGCTTTTGGAACTGGACCCGGAGAACCCGCCGACCGACCCGGTGGTCGTGATGACCGCGAAGTTCCTCGACAGCGAGGACACTGTCGTGGAGTACGGCGTCGACCTCGGTGCCCCAGGTCGTACGTGGCGCACCGAAACGGAGGTCACCCTGTGA
- a CDS encoding DUF6284 family protein gives MKTIAALQDLVTAASLDFEPPAAELDAIEHEMPLIRAEVELLDAQIMTIDRPASELDERRIRRARNRVMAARRDLSNRTATVQPGGAA, from the coding sequence ATGAAGACTATCGCTGCACTTCAGGACCTTGTTACGGCCGCGTCGCTCGACTTCGAGCCGCCGGCCGCCGAGCTGGACGCGATCGAGCACGAGATGCCGCTCATCCGGGCGGAGGTCGAGCTGCTCGACGCCCAGATCATGACCATCGACCGCCCGGCCAGCGAGCTGGACGAGCGGCGCATCCGCCGGGCCCGCAACCGGGTCATGGCCGCCCGTCGCGACCTGAGCAACCGCACCGCCACGGTGCAGCCGGGCGGTGCGGCATGA
- a CDS encoding DUF3307 domain-containing protein has product MFASLFVLLYLGHLLADYPFQTDHQAAHKADRCAAGWAANLRHAGTHVLTCAVALALGAAVLDGVALSVPVVVATLVWIGGTHAFIDRRWPVQWWMTHTGQTSWAAHGGAAHVDQTAHVLALVLAALALAAA; this is encoded by the coding sequence GTGTTCGCTTCCCTCTTCGTCCTGCTCTACCTCGGTCACTTGCTGGCCGACTACCCCTTCCAGACTGACCACCAAGCCGCTCACAAGGCCGACCGGTGCGCCGCCGGATGGGCCGCGAACCTCCGCCACGCCGGTACGCACGTCCTCACCTGCGCGGTGGCTCTGGCGCTCGGTGCGGCTGTCCTGGACGGCGTGGCCCTGTCCGTCCCGGTCGTCGTGGCGACGCTGGTCTGGATCGGTGGAACGCATGCGTTCATCGACCGGCGGTGGCCGGTGCAGTGGTGGATGACCCACACCGGCCAGACCTCGTGGGCCGCGCACGGTGGGGCGGCGCACGTCGACCAGACCGCCCACGTCCTCGCCCTCGTGCTCGCCGCGCTCGCCCTGGCCGCTGCCTGA
- a CDS encoding ATP-binding protein — protein sequence MTSANTTPAKEPEGREGAAYAARPSGATAPGTETKAAVISRAMTQPPPTRRPFCVLMAGLPGSGKTTLSRALTDRGFVRLCPDEEMFRRHGVYGVDFPRGVFPTLERPVLEDVALDLQAKLKAGHDVVVDHGFWTPEDRAKWQAIATDAGAIPLLVYLAASHEELWARVSKRNEFHANDPNSIYFAESDLQRYRTRFVPPTSDEPHLLCKGNPLVVLRALQGSDH from the coding sequence GTGACCAGCGCGAACACCACACCTGCGAAGGAGCCAGAAGGGCGAGAGGGTGCCGCCTACGCGGCCAGGCCCAGTGGTGCCACAGCGCCAGGAACCGAAACCAAGGCAGCAGTCATTTCACGAGCCATGACGCAACCGCCGCCCACACGTCGCCCGTTCTGCGTGCTGATGGCCGGACTCCCCGGCTCCGGGAAGACCACGCTGTCCCGCGCCCTGACGGATCGAGGATTCGTCCGCTTGTGCCCGGACGAGGAGATGTTCCGACGACACGGCGTCTACGGGGTCGACTTCCCCCGTGGCGTCTTCCCCACTCTGGAACGGCCCGTGCTCGAAGACGTTGCGCTCGACCTTCAAGCAAAGCTCAAGGCGGGGCACGACGTCGTAGTCGATCACGGTTTCTGGACCCCAGAGGACCGGGCCAAATGGCAAGCCATCGCCACCGATGCCGGCGCGATCCCCCTGCTCGTCTACCTTGCTGCGAGCCATGAAGAACTGTGGGCGAGGGTCAGCAAGCGAAACGAGTTTCACGCGAACGACCCGAATTCGATCTATTTCGCGGAAAGCGACCTTCAGCGTTACCGCACCCGGTTCGTCCCGCCCACTTCAGATGAGCCGCACTTGCTGTGCAAGGGAAACCCCCTCGTGGTCCTCCGGGCCCTGCAAGGGTCTGACCATTAG
- a CDS encoding acyl-CoA dehydrogenase family protein encodes MDFTPSEEQSAAQGLAARIFCDLSTHDRLVAAGTGSDAGLWKELCAAGLPGAAEETGLLGLVLLLEEQGRTTAQVPFAATCVYGLLAVGEHGTDEQRERLLPRLREGTAVATGAFPARGAVHPQADGRLSGSVPLVPWLRDATHVVVAAADRTLWIVPAAGPGVLTEPVETTAAWSAGRLVLTGAPAERLGGSGAYADVLATARTAFAGVQAGVCAGSVARAVEHTGRREQFGRPLSTKQAVLLRAADAHMDTEAIRVTAYEAAWRRDEGLPYAAQALTAAWWAAEAGPRVVHAGQHLHGGTGADLDHPVHRHFLWGRQLAAHLGCGGAVLQELGTLLTKEGPA; translated from the coding sequence ATGGACTTCACCCCCAGCGAGGAACAGAGCGCGGCCCAGGGTCTCGCCGCCCGGATCTTCTGTGACCTGTCGACGCACGACCGCCTGGTCGCGGCCGGCACCGGCTCGGACGCCGGGCTCTGGAAGGAGCTCTGTGCCGCCGGGCTGCCCGGCGCCGCCGAGGAGACGGGACTGCTCGGACTGGTGCTCCTGCTGGAGGAGCAGGGGCGCACGACCGCGCAGGTGCCGTTCGCGGCGACCTGTGTGTACGGGCTCCTGGCCGTCGGCGAGCACGGGACGGACGAACAGCGCGAGCGGCTGCTGCCCCGGCTGCGGGAGGGCACGGCGGTGGCGACGGGGGCGTTCCCGGCCCGCGGCGCCGTGCACCCGCAGGCCGACGGCCGGCTGAGCGGCAGTGTGCCGCTGGTGCCGTGGCTGCGGGATGCCACGCATGTGGTGGTCGCCGCCGCGGACCGGACGCTGTGGATCGTGCCGGCCGCCGGCCCCGGGGTGCTGACGGAGCCCGTCGAGACCACGGCCGCGTGGTCGGCCGGCCGGCTCGTGCTGACCGGGGCGCCCGCCGAACGCCTCGGCGGTTCGGGGGCGTACGCGGACGTGCTCGCCACCGCCCGTACGGCGTTCGCCGGGGTGCAGGCGGGGGTGTGCGCCGGCTCGGTGGCGCGCGCGGTCGAGCACACCGGGAGGCGCGAGCAGTTCGGGCGCCCCCTCTCGACCAAGCAGGCGGTCCTGCTGCGGGCGGCCGACGCCCACATGGACACCGAGGCCATCCGGGTCACGGCGTACGAGGCGGCCTGGCGCCGCGACGAGGGTCTGCCGTACGCCGCACAGGCCCTGACCGCCGCCTGGTGGGCGGCCGAGGCCGGACCGCGCGTGGTGCACGCGGGCCAGCATCTGCACGGCGGCACGGGGGCCGACCTCGACCATCCCGTGCACCGCCACTTCCTCTGGGGGCGCCAGCTCGCCGCCCATCTCGGCTGCGGCGGCGCGGTACTTCAGGAGCTCGGCACACTGCTGACGAAGGAGGGCCCGGCATGA
- a CDS encoding RRQRL motif-containing zinc-binding protein — MGALPEYRWRLAPDGLATRRQLRAMGLRPGGQDVAAVVCRPRRRREPLIAYLYRIDLARPVRPMTPGRTAALAKAMRARRTCPACRRDAGYCIPRSLGTCVPCADSPSLTS, encoded by the coding sequence ATGGGCGCGCTGCCGGAGTACCGGTGGCGCCTCGCCCCGGACGGTCTGGCCACCCGTCGGCAGCTTCGCGCGATGGGGCTGCGGCCCGGTGGTCAGGACGTCGCCGCTGTCGTCTGCCGGCCGCGGCGCCGCCGCGAACCGCTGATCGCCTACCTCTACCGCATCGACCTCGCCCGCCCGGTACGGCCCATGACCCCGGGCCGTACCGCCGCCCTCGCCAAGGCGATGCGGGCTCGGCGTACCTGCCCCGCGTGCCGGCGGGATGCCGGGTACTGCATCCCGCGCTCGCTCGGCACCTGCGTGCCCTGCGCCGACTCTCCTTCGCTGACTTCCTGA
- a CDS encoding protein spdB — MRVKTVLPAVAMTAVSMVLTLAVVVMWLSPVMPWLVALVVGLGIDGGWLATLAYERRLAAQGDHSRTVAAVGWGFGLIATGVLVAHALAEESAGAWLAVAWLPIAAKALWLVHGLWERTALTPSALGSIRGIQQEARDEAAVARARLRAEAATEETRLTAVTQAGARVAHVQADTAKTLSRAWSTLETARNGEGTATALTSVTRPVTPGVTPRWELPVWGPTDPVPALEPAPALTDGALDALVDDIRTSETPALSYREMATRFRAAGHSASEVRLRAAWKRVA; from the coding sequence ATGAGGGTGAAGACAGTTCTTCCCGCTGTCGCGATGACGGCGGTGTCCATGGTCCTCACGCTGGCTGTGGTCGTGATGTGGCTCAGCCCGGTGATGCCGTGGTTGGTCGCCCTGGTCGTCGGTCTGGGGATCGACGGCGGGTGGCTGGCCACCCTCGCCTACGAACGCCGCCTCGCCGCCCAGGGCGACCACAGCCGGACCGTGGCCGCGGTCGGGTGGGGCTTCGGCCTCATCGCCACCGGCGTACTGGTCGCCCACGCCCTCGCCGAGGAGTCGGCCGGCGCGTGGCTGGCCGTCGCCTGGCTCCCGATCGCCGCGAAAGCCTTGTGGCTGGTGCACGGGCTCTGGGAGCGGACCGCGCTCACCCCGTCCGCGCTGGGCTCGATCCGGGGTATCCAGCAGGAAGCCCGCGACGAAGCCGCCGTCGCCCGCGCCCGCCTCCGGGCCGAAGCCGCCACGGAGGAGACCCGGCTGACGGCCGTGACGCAGGCCGGTGCCCGCGTCGCACACGTCCAGGCAGACACCGCCAAGACCCTCTCCCGGGCCTGGTCGACGCTGGAGACCGCCCGCAACGGCGAGGGCACCGCAACGGCGCTGACCAGCGTGACGCGGCCCGTCACGCCCGGCGTCACGCCCCGCTGGGAACTCCCCGTCTGGGGCCCCACCGACCCGGTCCCCGCCCTGGAGCCCGCACCGGCGCTCACGGATGGGGCGCTGGACGCGCTGGTGGACGACATCCGCACCAGCGAGACGCCCGCCCTGTCGTACCGGGAGATGGCCACCCGCTTCCGCGCCGCTGGGCACTCGGCATCCGAGGTCCGTCTGCGGGCGGCCTGGAAGCGGGTGGCGTGA
- a CDS encoding MaoC family dehydratase, which produces MRGGEDVRVGEELAPLEIAVTRTLIVAGAIASRDYQDVHHDAELAREKGSPDIFMNILTTNGLVGRYVTDHFGPSTVIRRVAIRLGAPNHPGDTMVLTGTVTALGEDGTAEVSVVGANGLGRHVTGTVTIAVPPATGAPGEAA; this is translated from the coding sequence ATGAGGGGCGGCGAGGACGTGAGGGTCGGTGAGGAGCTGGCACCCCTGGAGATCGCGGTGACCCGCACCCTGATCGTGGCGGGAGCCATCGCCTCCCGCGACTACCAGGACGTGCACCACGACGCGGAGCTGGCACGGGAGAAGGGCTCCCCGGACATCTTCATGAACATCCTGACCACCAACGGCCTGGTCGGGCGGTACGTCACCGATCACTTCGGGCCCTCGACGGTGATCCGGCGGGTGGCGATCAGGCTCGGCGCCCCCAACCATCCCGGCGACACGATGGTGTTGACCGGCACGGTCACCGCGCTCGGTGAGGACGGGACGGCCGAGGTGTCGGTCGTCGGCGCCAACGGACTCGGCAGACATGTCACCGGCACGGTGACCATCGCCGTTCCGCCCGCGACCGGGGCCCCTGGGGAGGCGGCATGA
- a CDS encoding bifunctional DNA primase/polymerase, which yields MATTDRRTATLALAHALSAAEHGLPVIPLSATKLPALRSPHHDEDRPSGCRGACGRPGHGVHDATTDPAAVRALFAAAPWATGYGIACGRAPHHLIGVDLDIDTTGRNDSGAALQQLALQHLFTIPPTVTVLTPSGGRHIWLSGPPGTTVPNSAGRLAPGIDIRGTGGYLVGPGSVTAHGTYRLVPGTDSLPPAPCPPALLDLLTPPPRRRHPDHPDRPGRPDQGQGLIRFVLAADEGQRNTRLFWAACRAYEHGFGEALADALTRAAVRTGLPEHEARATIASASRLTATRCEPPR from the coding sequence ATGGCCACCACCGACCGGCGAACCGCCACCCTGGCCCTGGCCCACGCGCTCTCCGCCGCCGAGCACGGGCTCCCCGTCATCCCGCTGTCCGCCACCAAGCTCCCCGCCCTGCGCTCCCCCCACCACGACGAGGACCGCCCGTCCGGCTGCCGGGGCGCCTGCGGCCGGCCCGGCCACGGCGTCCACGACGCCACCACCGACCCCGCCGCCGTACGCGCCCTCTTCGCCGCCGCCCCCTGGGCCACCGGCTACGGCATCGCCTGCGGCCGGGCCCCGCACCACCTCATCGGTGTCGACCTCGACATCGACACCACCGGCCGGAACGACTCCGGGGCGGCCCTGCAACAGCTGGCCCTCCAGCATCTGTTCACTATCCCGCCGACGGTGACCGTGCTCACCCCGAGCGGCGGCCGGCACATCTGGCTGTCCGGCCCGCCCGGCACTACCGTGCCCAACTCCGCCGGCCGCCTCGCCCCCGGGATCGACATCCGCGGCACGGGCGGCTACCTGGTCGGCCCCGGCTCGGTCACCGCCCACGGCACCTACCGCCTGGTCCCCGGCACCGACAGCCTCCCTCCGGCGCCCTGCCCGCCCGCGCTCCTGGACCTGCTGACCCCACCGCCCCGCCGCCGGCACCCGGACCACCCCGACCGCCCGGGCCGTCCCGACCAGGGCCAGGGCCTGATCCGTTTCGTGCTCGCGGCGGACGAGGGACAGCGCAACACCCGGCTCTTCTGGGCCGCCTGCCGCGCCTACGAACACGGCTTCGGCGAAGCCCTGGCCGACGCCCTCACCCGGGCCGCCGTCCGCACCGGCCTCCCCGAACACGAGGCCCGCGCCACGATCGCCTCCGCCTCCCGCCTCACGGCCACCCGCTGCGAACCCCCACGCTGA
- a CDS encoding OB-fold domain-containing protein — protein sequence MTDAGDAHRAVQHADDELYERLRAYEGRPAATGGVGKDLVNEAMIRHWCEAMGDTNPAYAGPGAIAPPTMLQAWTMGGLSGHTDRSGAYDELSDLLDGAGYTSVVATDCEQEYLRPLRPGDRITFDAVVETVSARKTTRLGTGYFVTTRMDVRAQGEPAGTHRFRILKYRPAKAGRRGSARPRPVVNRDNAGFWEGVAAHRLLIQRCGACATPRFPWLPGCNACGSPEWDTVEASGEGTVFSYVVMHHPPFPAFGESGEGGPYAVALIELAEGVRMVSNVIGLPYDKVRVGLPVRLEFLRTDSGSQLPVFRAGEG from the coding sequence GTGACGGACGCAGGGGACGCGCACCGGGCCGTCCAGCACGCCGACGACGAGCTGTACGAGCGGCTCAGGGCGTACGAGGGCCGGCCCGCCGCCACCGGGGGCGTCGGCAAGGACCTCGTCAACGAGGCGATGATCAGGCACTGGTGCGAGGCGATGGGGGACACGAATCCGGCCTACGCGGGTCCCGGCGCCATCGCCCCGCCCACGATGCTCCAGGCCTGGACGATGGGCGGCCTGTCGGGGCACACGGACCGGAGCGGGGCGTACGACGAGCTGTCCGACCTGCTCGACGGCGCCGGGTACACCTCCGTGGTCGCGACCGACTGCGAGCAGGAGTATCTGCGCCCGCTGCGGCCCGGCGACCGGATCACCTTCGACGCCGTCGTCGAGACGGTGTCGGCGCGGAAGACCACCAGGCTCGGCACGGGCTACTTCGTCACCACCCGCATGGACGTCCGCGCACAGGGCGAGCCGGCGGGCACGCACCGCTTCCGCATCCTCAAGTACCGCCCGGCGAAGGCGGGAAGGCGCGGATCCGCGCGGCCCCGGCCGGTGGTCAACCGGGACAACGCCGGGTTCTGGGAGGGCGTGGCGGCGCACCGGCTGCTGATCCAGCGCTGCGGGGCATGCGCCACGCCGCGCTTCCCGTGGCTGCCCGGGTGCAACGCCTGCGGCTCGCCCGAGTGGGACACCGTCGAGGCCTCGGGCGAGGGCACGGTCTTCAGTTACGTCGTCATGCATCATCCGCCCTTTCCCGCCTTCGGCGAATCCGGTGAGGGCGGACCGTACGCGGTGGCGCTGATCGAGCTCGCGGAGGGCGTCCGGATGGTCAGCAATGTGATCGGGCTGCCCTACGACAAGGTGCGGGTGGGCCTGCCGGTGCGGCTGGAATTCCTGCGTACGGACTCCGGTTCGCAGCTTCCGGTGTTCCGGGCGGGTGAGGGCTGA